One Mycolicibacterium fortuitum subsp. fortuitum genomic window carries:
- a CDS encoding tetratricopeptide repeat protein, with the protein MPDALPLHVFVATPGDVITERTLISACIVEHNSRQGPNGVRFKMVGWESVRGTARRPQEAINELIGESHYLITMFKESWGSEPGSPWGFTSGTEEELFTGLLELGRPEQPMRDVWVAFLPATSPDPRIKSLQDQMAGTHAVMYEKPSDLRDLKSKIADRLEGWAVTATARKVARHVELLPTSGKDILRAANLRRDGEKLIELGQPGIGGEKLKEAAASGGPPEQLAYAKFLERRGDLDDARLVIERTIGYFATGPGVLHSAMAAETFSADARILRRKGDEVGAIGRLQHALTLLVDTEPFSTKVKCRILDDLGICYQTIKDYDSALKQFETAYEIRKQRGETVEISQSLVNIARLRGRAGDHEAAERFANMALAELREVPPDTLRANAEILLAQTLLRLGRATDAIGNGERAIAINQQIGNRQGEAIAQLVTAQCSRAAGMKDKAISHAQQCLELNTAMGNQYGHGRARWLLSQLNS; encoded by the coding sequence ATGCCAGACGCCCTACCGCTCCACGTCTTCGTCGCTACGCCAGGCGACGTCATCACGGAACGAACACTGATATCAGCCTGCATCGTAGAACATAACTCGCGGCAGGGCCCGAACGGTGTCAGATTCAAGATGGTGGGTTGGGAAAGCGTTCGCGGAACCGCTCGGCGACCTCAAGAGGCGATCAACGAACTGATCGGCGAGTCGCACTATTTGATTACGATGTTCAAAGAGTCATGGGGCAGTGAACCAGGGAGCCCTTGGGGCTTTACATCTGGCACCGAGGAAGAGCTATTTACCGGCCTCCTGGAACTTGGCCGGCCGGAACAGCCGATGCGGGATGTTTGGGTGGCCTTCTTGCCCGCCACATCGCCCGATCCGCGAATTAAATCGCTCCAGGACCAAATGGCAGGCACCCACGCGGTGATGTACGAGAAGCCCTCCGATCTACGCGATTTGAAGTCCAAGATTGCCGACCGCCTCGAAGGGTGGGCGGTCACCGCCACAGCTAGAAAAGTAGCCCGGCACGTCGAACTTCTTCCAACGTCTGGCAAGGACATCCTTCGGGCGGCGAATCTGCGCCGCGATGGCGAGAAGCTGATCGAACTGGGCCAGCCAGGTATCGGCGGAGAGAAGCTCAAAGAGGCCGCGGCATCCGGCGGGCCACCGGAACAACTCGCATACGCCAAGTTCCTCGAACGCCGAGGCGACCTTGACGACGCACGATTGGTGATTGAGCGGACCATCGGCTACTTCGCAACAGGGCCAGGCGTTCTGCACTCAGCTATGGCTGCGGAGACCTTTTCGGCCGACGCCCGCATACTGCGCCGCAAAGGTGACGAAGTCGGAGCAATTGGTCGCCTGCAGCACGCTCTCACGCTCCTGGTTGACACGGAGCCGTTTTCCACGAAGGTCAAGTGCCGCATACTCGACGACCTCGGAATTTGCTATCAGACAATAAAAGACTATGACTCAGCGCTGAAACAGTTCGAGACTGCATACGAGATTCGTAAACAGCGGGGCGAAACTGTCGAAATATCTCAGTCTTTAGTCAATATTGCGCGCCTCCGGGGGCGAGCTGGCGACCATGAAGCTGCCGAAAGATTTGCAAATATGGCGCTAGCTGAGCTGCGAGAAGTACCACCCGACACCCTACGCGCGAATGCAGAAATCCTTCTCGCTCAAACTCTACTCAGACTGGGAAGGGCTACGGACGCGATCGGAAACGGGGAACGCGCCATAGCAATAAATCAACAGATTGGCAATCGACAAGGTGAAGCGATCGCACAGCTGGTGACAGCACAGTGCAGCCGGGCTGCAGGCATGAAAGATAAGGCCATATCGCACGCACAGCAATGTTTAGAACTCAATACGGCGATGGGCAATCAATATGGGCACGGTCGAGCGCGTTGGCTTCTAAGTCAGCTCAATAGCTGA
- a CDS encoding metallophosphoesterase — protein MSMNSIAFVGDIHGNSDALRGLMTVIEDSSIDQTVFLGDYINKGRDSAGVIEFLFEESKRLPLVLLKGNHEKVLLEALDTGNLAHFLKIGGARTIQSYLRGPVGPDVLFEFESRIPETHVEFVRRMSDRFEHADVVASHVPLSGVDGRYRVSAHISVGALPLIDSYSARIDTGCGSLADGRLTAFLWPSLSYFQVDASGTPIQI, from the coding sequence ATGAGTATGAATTCGATCGCGTTTGTCGGCGATATACACGGAAATTCAGACGCGCTCCGTGGTTTGATGACCGTCATTGAAGATTCGAGCATTGATCAGACTGTTTTCCTTGGTGATTATATTAATAAAGGGCGCGATTCAGCTGGTGTAATAGAGTTTCTGTTTGAAGAATCAAAGCGGCTGCCCTTGGTGCTGCTAAAAGGAAATCACGAAAAGGTTCTTCTGGAAGCGCTCGATACTGGAAATTTGGCACACTTTCTCAAGATCGGCGGGGCTAGAACGATCCAGTCGTATCTGCGGGGCCCTGTAGGGCCTGATGTTTTATTTGAATTCGAGTCGCGTATACCCGAAACGCATGTTGAGTTCGTTCGTCGGATGTCGGACAGATTTGAGCATGCTGATGTGGTCGCCTCGCATGTACCACTTTCGGGCGTCGACGGACGCTACAGAGTGTCTGCTCACATATCTGTTGGGGCATTACCTTTAATCGATAGCTATAGTGCCCGAATCGATACCGGTTGCGGATCTCTTGCAGACGGACGGTTAACCGCTTTCTTGTGGCCATCGCTGTCATATTTTCAAGTTGATGCTAGCGGGACACCCATTCAAATATAA